A DNA window from Anaerocolumna sp. AGMB13020 contains the following coding sequences:
- a CDS encoding RES domain-containing protein, whose protein sequence is MFSKRCCIKCFDEIEIQSFIKELDKISDCDYCGSKQIYCGSLEDVGNFIREGIERAYEAVYIGTGSMYDSETKSYTNEGDNIASILKWDLCIFSDNLNSEQTDCLCDDLISNSGPSLRAIQKGADNWIVNQNLVVKDALYGYETTAQHNYWEEFKESCKHFNRFFDLGGRRSSRAKILSSLDDIFTSMKITLPKGTQVYRGRRFEIPNGKTLSDIDLLKEISPPPPNSARNSRMSPAGISYTYLASNIDTCLAEIHVQSNDNALIGEFVTKKVLKILDLSSTSTYTVNSCFSPAYDHSQNWIGDFVNHFKNEISAPISEDEQALEYVATQLLAEYIRKNRYDGIRFRSSLNASGLNYVLFCSVNRDITHVMEEQHYGVHHQIIPFTKWLNLTSVQYINCPISYNIIEQISHDDRAAKYHNWEEGQQAKVIEQFWINGKTEFWD, encoded by the coding sequence GTGTTTAGTAAAAGATGTTGCATAAAATGCTTTGATGAAATTGAGATACAATCCTTTATTAAAGAACTGGACAAAATTTCAGATTGCGATTATTGTGGAAGCAAACAGATATACTGTGGTTCTCTTGAAGATGTAGGCAACTTCATCCGTGAGGGAATTGAGCGAGCATATGAGGCGGTGTACATTGGTACGGGTTCTATGTATGATTCGGAGACTAAATCATACACAAATGAAGGCGATAATATTGCATCTATTCTAAAGTGGGATTTGTGTATTTTTTCTGATAACCTTAATAGTGAACAAACAGACTGTTTGTGTGATGATTTGATATCTAATAGCGGACCTTCATTAAGAGCTATTCAAAAAGGTGCTGATAATTGGATTGTGAATCAAAACCTCGTGGTGAAAGATGCACTATATGGATATGAGACGACAGCGCAACATAATTATTGGGAAGAGTTTAAGGAATCATGTAAGCATTTTAATCGCTTCTTTGACTTAGGCGGTCGCAGATCATCCCGAGCAAAAATCCTATCATCTTTAGATGACATATTTACGAGCATGAAAATAACGCTTCCAAAAGGTACTCAGGTGTACCGTGGTCGTCGTTTTGAAATCCCAAATGGAAAGACTTTAAGTGATATTGATTTATTAAAAGAGATTTCACCTCCGCCACCTAATTCGGCTCGAAATAGTCGTATGAGTCCTGCTGGAATTTCATATACATACCTTGCTTCCAATATTGATACATGTTTAGCAGAAATACATGTGCAAAGCAATGATAATGCTCTAATAGGTGAGTTTGTAACTAAAAAGGTCTTAAAAATATTAGATTTATCAAGCACTTCAACATATACAGTGAACAGCTGCTTTTCACCTGCTTACGACCATTCTCAAAACTGGATTGGGGATTTTGTTAATCATTTTAAAAATGAAATAAGTGCACCAATTTCTGAGGATGAGCAAGCGCTTGAATACGTTGCAACACAATTGTTAGCTGAATACATTCGAAAAAATAGATACGATGGTATCAGATTTAGAAGTAGCTTGAATGCTTCTGGTCTCAATTATGTTCTTTTTTGCAGTGTTAATCGGGATATTACACATGTTATGGAAGAACAACATTATGGCGTGCATCATCAAATTATACCTTTTACCAAATGGCTTAATCTCACCTCTGTCCAATACATTAATTGTCCAATTTCTTATAACATCATTGAGCAAATCAGCCATGACGATAGAGCAGCAAAATACCATAATTGGGAAGAAGGGCAACAAGCAAAAGTGATTGAACAATTTTGGATAAATGGTAAGACCGAATTCTGGGATTGA
- a CDS encoding phospholipase D-like domain-containing protein yields the protein MSNIKNGYWIRNYNNPTDENIMEALHENAMSIRYVKNPSDSIIDYAINKNPFSIQYIKNPSIDLQMKALSRNVAAIQVIYKPCNEIIEYANQIDPNKMKRYVKNEAGNFVKARAEFSSVKLKNINNDIMDKIRNIENPSYEIQIEAIQNDYSALQYIKKINPKVYTELYFDKNFDVYDLDDFNTQLKIVSAFEILEKKYGKRTEEQTTPLISDSQENNGDFEAISNVDKKTEGACIQIKEFFSKLILKLDNSDMASELITTEIPLSEYINEFSISKHITDMYVACGYVYKTGLDMIETAINGLKDKQSKMDLIIGSLKDYYKASTDNKIINMDINTAKRLNYLINEKIVSVSTYEDQFYHGKYYFLQGREISCCIIGSSNLSLSGFAGNYELNTLYLLKNDCGLYKRLKEWFFEFKQHCIPIDNLLECNFANTNMVFDEISSKPTAVSVDIDKIENEVRMLTDKEVKFRLNLWLSKQPSNIYRQLNIENLNDYIAFEYKDYKLIVFESFISGNGYYYFDSNNIFETIEKIKQSSKTEIFQMSAMDKRGYHVKDANKLVKKIDSLFRMHSKVYEQNIRQSSTQNEFVYEHIGESLLIKKDNNSLTGVGIGNQIEKYVIYIMKEDSVRCPIHNTKMEVRILSFGKKIKDTVLYCNQCKKNMISQSHYMQIKDSRSFNNYNFQDLVKIQ from the coding sequence TTGAGTAATATAAAAAACGGATACTGGATTCGTAATTACAATAATCCAACAGATGAAAATATTATGGAGGCATTGCATGAAAATGCTATGTCAATAAGATATGTTAAAAATCCATCTGATTCTATAATTGATTATGCAATAAATAAAAATCCGTTCAGTATTCAATATATAAAAAATCCAAGCATTGATCTACAAATGAAAGCATTATCAAGAAATGTTGCTGCAATTCAAGTTATATATAAGCCATGTAATGAGATAATTGAATATGCAAATCAGATAGATCCTAATAAAATGAAAAGATATGTAAAAAATGAAGCTGGTAATTTTGTGAAAGCACGGGCAGAGTTTTCGTCAGTAAAATTGAAGAATATAAATAATGACATTATGGATAAAATTCGTAATATAGAAAATCCTTCTTATGAAATACAAATTGAGGCAATACAAAATGATTATAGTGCTTTACAATACATCAAAAAAATAAATCCAAAAGTATATACGGAACTATATTTTGATAAGAATTTTGATGTTTATGACCTCGACGATTTTAATACACAATTAAAGATAGTAAGTGCATTTGAAATATTAGAAAAAAAATATGGAAAACGTACAGAAGAACAAACGACCCCTTTAATAAGTGATTCACAAGAGAATAATGGGGATTTTGAAGCGATTAGTAATGTGGATAAAAAAACAGAGGGGGCTTGTATTCAAATAAAAGAATTTTTTAGTAAATTAATCTTAAAGCTTGATAATAGTGATATGGCCTCTGAATTAATTACTACTGAAATACCCTTAAGTGAATATATAAATGAGTTTTCTATATCAAAACATATTACAGATATGTATGTAGCTTGCGGTTATGTATATAAGACTGGGTTAGATATGATCGAAACAGCAATAAATGGATTAAAAGATAAGCAAAGTAAAATGGATTTGATAATAGGAAGCCTTAAGGATTATTATAAAGCATCTACAGATAATAAAATAATTAATATGGATATAAATACTGCAAAGCGTTTGAATTATCTTATAAATGAAAAAATTGTTAGTGTCAGTACATACGAAGATCAATTCTATCATGGCAAATACTATTTTTTACAAGGGAGAGAAATTTCTTGTTGTATTATTGGTTCTTCGAATTTATCATTATCAGGATTTGCTGGAAACTATGAGCTGAATACACTATATCTTCTAAAAAACGATTGTGGATTATATAAAAGATTAAAAGAATGGTTTTTTGAATTTAAACAACACTGTATTCCAATTGATAATTTATTAGAATGCAATTTCGCAAATACTAATATGGTATTTGATGAAATCAGCAGCAAACCTACAGCTGTTTCAGTTGATATTGACAAAATTGAAAATGAGGTTAGAATGCTTACTGATAAGGAAGTAAAATTTAGATTAAATCTCTGGTTAAGCAAGCAACCTTCAAATATATACCGACAGTTAAATATTGAGAATTTGAACGATTATATTGCATTTGAATATAAAGATTATAAACTAATTGTATTTGAATCTTTTATATCTGGAAATGGATATTATTATTTTGATAGCAACAATATATTTGAGACAATAGAGAAAATCAAGCAATCAAGTAAAACAGAAATATTCCAAATGTCGGCTATGGATAAGCGTGGATATCATGTAAAAGATGCAAATAAATTAGTAAAAAAAATAGATAGCCTGTTTCGAATGCATAGTAAGGTTTATGAACAAAATATTCGGCAGAGTTCAACACAGAATGAATTTGTATATGAGCACATTGGTGAATCTCTACTTATAAAGAAAGATAACAATTCTTTGACGGGTGTAGGAATAGGTAACCAAATCGAAAAATATGTAATATATATTATGAAAGAAGATAGTGTGCGATGCCCAATTCATAATACAAAGATGGAAGTAAGGATATTATCATTCGGTAAAAAGATTAAAGATACTGTGCTTTACTGTAATCAGTGTAAGAAGAACATGATTTCTCAAAGTCATTACATGCAAATAAAAGATAGCAGAAGTTTTAATAATTATAATTTTCAAGATTTAGTTAAAATACAGTAA
- the tnpA gene encoding IS66 family insertion sequence element accessory protein TnpA has product MDEVTFVKTQFRKEQWKKLILECQSSDIKVEDWCASHDVTKHAYYYWLHKIREEACENLPAKREQAKSVPFKKLEVTSPLPNIKAGVIIHLSSATVEVYEGTSQQTVEAVLLALRNIC; this is encoded by the coding sequence ATGGATGAAGTAACTTTTGTTAAAACACAGTTCCGTAAGGAACAGTGGAAAAAGCTAATTCTTGAATGTCAAAGCAGTGACATTAAAGTTGAAGATTGGTGTGCAAGTCATGATGTTACGAAACATGCCTACTATTACTGGCTTCACAAGATCCGTGAAGAAGCCTGCGAAAACCTGCCGGCTAAACGGGAACAGGCCAAGTCTGTCCCTTTCAAAAAACTGGAGGTTACATCCCCACTTCCAAACATAAAAGCCGGTGTTATTATTCATCTATCATCTGCAACCGTTGAAGTTTATGAGGGAACCAGCCAGCAGACGGTTGAAGCAGTGCTTCTTGCACTGCGAAATATATGTTAG
- the tnpB gene encoding IS66 family insertion sequence element accessory protein TnpB (TnpB, as the term is used for proteins encoded by IS66 family insertion elements, is considered an accessory protein, since TnpC, encoded by a neighboring gene, is a DDE family transposase.), whose product MRKSIDGLAAIVKEQFHLDPFSRSLFLFCGRHRNPMKALLWEGDGFVLLYKRLENGNFKWPRQESEFRPINWQEFRWLMEGLKIEQKGATRPALQGAFC is encoded by the coding sequence ATGCGTAAGTCCATAGATGGACTTGCAGCCATTGTAAAAGAACAGTTCCATCTCGACCCCTTTTCAAGAAGCCTTTTCCTTTTTTGTGGCAGACACAGAAATCCTATGAAAGCACTCCTATGGGAAGGCGATGGTTTTGTTCTTCTTTACAAGCGATTAGAAAACGGCAACTTCAAATGGCCACGACAGGAATCGGAATTCCGTCCCATCAACTGGCAGGAGTTCAGGTGGTTAATGGAGGGACTTAAGATAGAACAAAAAGGAGCAACCAGACCAGCACTGCAAGGTGCTTTCTGTTAG
- a CDS encoding phospholipase D-like domain-containing protein: MTDAEFVAGEESLCFGDVLKDFAKAKYINILTFYISEKQNILLDAVKRAGARDIPIKIITNIPGRWPHYFNENTKEVARNKIDVYERKLNPTSIGKLASVFFKFNNHGKMIMTNNIIYWGSANFSDESKKNYECGTLSRDKNFIEYVNSVIIPEVLEEPISYYDIEYNVCVLSMYSAIAYLHNIHDEIHDASYGCFESYTILTFIIIT, from the coding sequence ATGACAGATGCAGAGTTTGTTGCAGGTGAGGAATCACTTTGTTTTGGGGATGTATTAAAAGATTTTGCAAAAGCTAAATATATAAATATCTTAACATTTTATATCTCAGAAAAGCAAAATATATTATTAGATGCTGTAAAAAGAGCTGGTGCGAGGGATATACCAATTAAAATTATTACAAATATACCGGGTAGGTGGCCTCATTATTTTAATGAAAATACAAAGGAAGTAGCCAGAAATAAGATTGACGTTTATGAAAGAAAACTTAATCCTACATCCATAGGTAAGTTGGCTTCTGTATTTTTTAAGTTTAATAATCATGGAAAAATGATAATGACAAATAACATTATATATTGGGGTTCTGCGAACTTCTCAGATGAAAGTAAGAAAAATTATGAATGTGGAACGCTTTCCAGAGATAAGAATTTTATTGAATATGTAAATTCAGTTATTATCCCGGAAGTTCTGGAGGAACCAATAAGTTACTATGATATAGAATACAATGTATGTGTGCTAAGTATGTATTCAGCGATAGCTTATTTACACAATATTCATGATGAAATCCATGATGCTTCATATGGGTGTTTTGAGAGTTATACTATTTTGACTTTTATAATAATTACATAA
- a CDS encoding helix-turn-helix domain-containing protein, translated as MNKRLKALRKNMNMTQNQFAKCLGITSSLLSQYENDIISIPENVINKICSLFFIDKLWLLYGKVPGTNDYLSQIKKSAIAIIVNLDEGLFNHLVQNLIHFIELHMENNIENKILSYQRELEAEKKGLIYKVLLNINEKNIFSFSSPGRLTWGIFMIINRISHFLFQYFLTCEVVELKSIRMNL; from the coding sequence ATGAACAAAAGATTAAAAGCATTAAGAAAAAATATGAATATGACACAGAATCAATTTGCTAAATGCCTTGGTATAACCTCATCTTTATTATCACAGTATGAGAATGACATAATCTCCATTCCTGAAAATGTTATAAATAAGATATGTTCATTATTCTTTATTGATAAGTTGTGGTTACTATATGGCAAAGTCCCCGGAACCAATGATTATTTATCCCAGATTAAAAAAAGTGCTATTGCTATTATAGTTAATCTTGATGAAGGCTTATTTAATCATCTGGTTCAAAATTTAATACATTTTATTGAATTACATATGGAAAATAATATTGAAAACAAGATACTTTCATATCAACGTGAATTGGAAGCTGAAAAAAAGGGGCTAATATACAAAGTTTTACTAAATATAAACGAAAAAAACATTTTTAGTTTTTCTTCCCCAGGTAGACTTACATGGGGAATTTTTATGATTATAAATCGTATTTCACACTTTCTCTTTCAATACTTTTTAACATGTGAAGTGGTTGAACTTAAATCTATAAGAATGAATTTATAA
- a CDS encoding DUF4011 domain-containing protein, producing the protein MKEKMKKPLEFSFYDDIEDEEYITLHASIMTNQSIKDMQKILRSLRDKAKTATEEQGINTLYLSFGFLEWNELKDSEP; encoded by the coding sequence GTGAAAGAAAAAATGAAAAAGCCTCTTGAATTTTCTTTTTATGATGATATTGAAGATGAAGAGTATATTACCTTGCATGCAAGTATTATGACAAATCAATCTATTAAGGATATGCAGAAGATATTGCGTAGTCTGAGGGACAAGGCTAAGACTGCAACGGAGGAGCAAGGGATCAATACTTTATACCTTTCTTTTGGTTTTTTAGAATGGAATGAATTAAAAGATAGTGAACCATAA
- a CDS encoding helix-turn-helix domain-containing protein: MLSNRLKELRKEKNLTQSELAEIIHLTRSSIAGYENGSKIPTIETVIELSKFFCVSTDYLLGVNNLRNHELKNANTIKHFLKLFENNYNKLDDSMKYIVSDVNTILLDSLYSLQQSNNVTFSKGLEKNNKSESQVINKDSDVDIEIQKELESYRKQLMSAKKAKPNVTKKVN; this comes from the coding sequence ATGCTAAGCAATCGTCTAAAAGAACTCCGGAAAGAAAAAAACTTAACACAAAGTGAATTAGCTGAGATAATACACTTAACTAGAAGTTCAATTGCAGGGTATGAAAATGGAAGTAAAATACCGACAATTGAAACAGTTATTGAATTATCAAAGTTTTTTTGTGTTTCAACAGATTACTTACTTGGTGTAAATAATTTACGTAATCATGAACTAAAAAATGCTAATACAATAAAGCACTTTCTTAAGCTTTTTGAAAATAATTATAATAAACTTGATGACTCTATGAAATATATAGTAAGTGATGTAAATACAATATTACTAGATTCTTTATATTCTCTCCAACAAAGTAATAATGTTACTTTCTCAAAAGGATTAGAAAAAAATAACAAGTCCGAATCACAAGTTATTAATAAAGATTCTGATGTAGATATTGAAATCCAAAAGGAATTAGAGAGTTATAGAAAGCAATTGATGAGTGCTAAAAAAGCAAAACCAAACGTAACTAAAAAGGTAAATTAA
- a CDS encoding recombinase family protein gives MVVVGYARLSRDEDKKNYVSIENQKIVGNQFAAGMNMVIDQWYEDDGFSGYSFNRPGFVDLINNLDNIDVIIAKDLSRLGRHNAKVLLLLDELKEKGKRLLLVTDDYDTFKDEDDVIGIKTWYNERYVKDASKKVRRVIRARQKEGTFLTSVPFGYCIDRSENANNKIVIVEAEAEIVRSIFNLYLEGFGYRKISMQLTDQEIPTPSAMKKKRLQEQGRTVKSIPKEQWSEGMVSDILKNDFYLGHLRQRKRERVLINGTDTRVPKEQQFVFENNHDAIITQHDFELVQETMKKRLRTNYRGKGLNRIFGSSLICKDCGSRLTPITRKNTEKLYYICNTYNQKGKRYCGSSHLITEDTLLQDINIYIKLCRDALQHVIETYDLNDFHKDKNNLEEKRCFLESSIVTKKNELKALLSQKLKDMASGAYEKSIMDETYEELQKEILAKLSGYENQLREIDQSQINTGNVKEKLDTALKVIDNIIDKNSITGKDIEILIDKIIVDKDGNPDIKFKYGLSDLVSYDPAEELNKRENEIILTTMQLILKEERDYTSAKYLSRELTSLGFAKSKKSVLPYIAIMIDRNILKATEDPLKPYKILASKEQLQNMINVYMDTMTDRGHAGNGI, from the coding sequence ATGGTAGTAGTTGGATATGCGAGGCTGTCAAGAGATGAAGATAAAAAGAATTACGTTTCTATAGAAAATCAAAAAATAGTTGGCAATCAGTTTGCTGCAGGAATGAACATGGTCATTGATCAGTGGTATGAAGATGATGGATTCTCAGGGTATAGTTTTAATCGCCCAGGATTTGTAGACTTAATAAATAATTTGGATAATATTGATGTTATTATTGCAAAAGATCTTTCCAGATTAGGCAGGCATAATGCAAAGGTATTATTGCTTCTTGATGAATTAAAAGAAAAGGGTAAGAGGCTGCTTCTTGTTACAGATGACTATGATACTTTTAAAGACGAAGATGATGTAATTGGTATTAAAACATGGTATAATGAACGTTATGTAAAAGACGCAAGCAAAAAAGTAAGAAGAGTAATTCGAGCACGTCAAAAGGAGGGAACTTTTTTGACAAGTGTACCATTCGGATATTGTATTGATAGAAGTGAAAATGCGAATAATAAAATAGTAATTGTAGAAGCTGAAGCTGAGATAGTAAGAAGTATATTTAATCTTTACCTTGAAGGATTTGGGTATAGAAAAATATCCATGCAGCTAACAGATCAAGAGATACCAACTCCATCTGCAATGAAAAAGAAAAGATTACAAGAGCAGGGAAGAACAGTTAAGTCCATACCCAAAGAACAATGGAGTGAAGGTATGGTTAGCGATATTTTAAAGAATGATTTTTATCTAGGTCATCTTAGACAACGTAAAAGAGAAAGAGTATTAATAAATGGAACTGATACAAGAGTACCCAAGGAGCAACAGTTTGTTTTTGAAAATAATCATGATGCAATAATAACTCAACATGATTTTGAATTAGTTCAGGAAACCATGAAAAAACGTCTAAGAACTAATTATAGGGGTAAAGGATTAAACAGGATATTTGGTAGTAGCCTTATATGTAAAGATTGTGGGTCAAGGCTAACACCGATAACGAGAAAAAATACAGAAAAACTATATTATATTTGTAATACTTATAATCAGAAAGGTAAAAGATATTGTGGCAGCTCCCATTTAATTACTGAGGACACATTGCTGCAGGATATAAATATCTACATAAAACTGTGCCGAGATGCACTGCAACATGTTATTGAAACATATGATTTAAATGACTTTCACAAAGATAAGAATAACCTAGAAGAAAAAAGATGTTTTTTGGAATCTTCTATTGTTACCAAAAAGAATGAATTAAAAGCTTTATTATCACAGAAATTAAAAGATATGGCATCTGGAGCTTATGAAAAATCCATAATGGATGAAACCTATGAAGAATTGCAAAAAGAAATTTTAGCTAAGCTTTCCGGTTATGAGAACCAGTTAAGGGAAATAGATCAATCCCAAATTAATACAGGCAATGTTAAAGAGAAGCTTGATACCGCATTAAAAGTTATAGACAATATCATTGATAAGAATTCTATAACTGGTAAAGATATTGAAATTTTGATTGATAAAATTATTGTTGATAAAGATGGAAATCCGGATATAAAATTCAAGTACGGATTAAGTGATCTTGTAAGCTATGATCCTGCTGAAGAATTGAATAAAAGGGAGAATGAAATTATTCTTACAACTATGCAGCTAATATTAAAGGAAGAAAGAGACTATACATCAGCTAAATATTTATCCAGGGAGTTAACAAGCTTAGGATTTGCAAAATCTAAAAAGTCTGTTCTTCCCTACATAGCAATTATGATTGATCGAAATATTCTAAAAGCTACTGAAGACCCTTTAAAGCCGTATAAAATTTTAGCTAGTAAGGAACAATTGCAAAATATGATCAATGTTTACATGGATACTATGACGGACCGGGGGCATGCCGGAAATGGTATTTGA
- a CDS encoding S8 family serine peptidase — translation MKSLKKVLCIILIITIMMQAIGCSQKENIAEKDGMGEVSKNSTSEEKQTTSLPYIERHPSPDNYYMGKVSKLPDADDGQIEIRSADLSQADLSDELENLLLTTYDSKTKWPDYLPEGFNPDKIMEIGKDPGLGVRKLHKEGITGKNVGIAIIDQELLTEHEEFKKQLKYYSESDFIKTKSAAAMHGAAVTSIAVGKTCGVAPEASIYYIAENFIIENYTGRIAKDINELLDLNKTLKEDEKIRVISISWGAEEKESNGYKDLRKAYQRAKEEGVFVITTSLLKGTREDIKKVNFIGMGKTKLTDPNDFSAYGKASWAEEMDYYKKDYLCIPMDNRCVAAPTGVNDYAIYQTGGLSWSVPYLAGVYALACQVKPDIDYEEFWKIALDTAIANDKLDTIINPQGIIDKLKEQR, via the coding sequence ATGAAAAGTTTAAAAAAAGTATTATGCATCATATTAATAATTACTATAATGATGCAGGCAATCGGGTGCTCACAAAAAGAAAACATTGCAGAGAAAGATGGTATGGGCGAAGTATCTAAGAATAGTACATCGGAGGAAAAGCAAACGACGTCTTTGCCTTATATTGAAAGACATCCATCTCCCGATAATTATTATATGGGGAAAGTATCAAAATTACCAGATGCTGATGATGGTCAGATTGAAATCAGAAGTGCAGATTTATCGCAGGCTGATTTGTCTGATGAGCTCGAAAACCTTTTGTTAACTACTTATGACAGCAAGACGAAATGGCCGGATTATTTACCAGAAGGCTTTAATCCAGATAAGATTATGGAGATAGGCAAAGATCCGGGATTAGGGGTAAGAAAGCTACACAAAGAAGGCATAACAGGAAAGAATGTAGGAATAGCTATCATTGATCAAGAGCTATTAACGGAGCATGAAGAATTTAAAAAACAATTGAAATATTATTCAGAGAGTGATTTTATCAAAACAAAGTCTGCAGCTGCGATGCACGGAGCTGCAGTAACATCCATCGCAGTGGGGAAAACCTGTGGGGTTGCGCCGGAGGCTAGCATTTATTACATAGCTGAAAATTTTATTATCGAAAACTATACCGGCAGAATAGCCAAGGACATTAATGAACTGTTAGATTTGAATAAAACACTGAAGGAAGATGAAAAAATTCGTGTTATTTCAATCTCCTGGGGTGCGGAGGAAAAAGAAAGTAATGGCTATAAGGACTTGAGAAAGGCATATCAGAGAGCCAAAGAGGAAGGTGTATTCGTTATTACAACTTCACTGCTAAAGGGTACTAGAGAGGATATCAAAAAAGTTAATTTCATTGGAATGGGAAAAACAAAATTAACGGATCCAAATGATTTTTCCGCATATGGTAAAGCTTCTTGGGCAGAAGAAATGGATTATTACAAAAAAGATTATTTGTGCATTCCTATGGATAATCGTTGTGTGGCAGCACCTACTGGAGTCAATGATTATGCTATCTACCAAACAGGAGGACTGAGCTGGAGTGTACCATATCTTGCTGGAGTATATGCGCTGGCGTGTCAGGTAAAACCGGATATTGATTATGAAGAGTTCTGGAAAATCGCACTGGATACTGCAATTGCTAATGACAAGCTGGATACGATTATTAATCCCCAAGGAATTATAGATAAGCTGAAAGAGCAAAGATAA
- a CDS encoding response regulator transcription factor yields MYQINILVVDDDKNIVEVLTKLLELEGYLVHQAYNGIEALELVQKQELQLILLDVMMPKMNGLTAMLKIREKKNIPIIILSAKTEESDIVSGLELGADDYIEKPFNTPVLLARVKAQIRRCFFLENCRSEETESILCNGVLELNRCSKQINVNGTVCSLTATEYKIMDLLMENAGRVFSAEQIYQRVWDDEEAYSVENTVMIHIRRIREKIEIDPKKPKYLKVVWGIGYKIEKM; encoded by the coding sequence ATGTATCAGATCAACATCTTAGTGGTAGACGATGATAAAAATATTGTTGAGGTGCTTACCAAACTTTTAGAGCTGGAGGGCTATCTTGTACATCAAGCCTATAATGGTATTGAGGCTTTGGAGCTTGTACAAAAACAAGAGCTTCAATTAATATTATTGGATGTTATGATGCCAAAAATGAATGGATTGACTGCAATGCTAAAAATCAGGGAGAAGAAAAACATTCCTATCATTATATTATCCGCAAAGACAGAGGAGAGTGATATTGTCTCAGGTTTAGAGTTAGGTGCGGATGACTATATTGAAAAACCGTTTAATACACCAGTATTGCTAGCCAGAGTAAAGGCACAAATCAGGAGGTGTTTTTTTCTTGAAAATTGCAGGAGTGAAGAGACAGAGAGCATCCTTTGCAACGGAGTGCTTGAACTTAACCGCTGCAGTAAGCAGATAAACGTTAATGGAACGGTATGTAGTCTTACTGCGACTGAATATAAAATTATGGATTTACTGATGGAGAATGCCGGAAGAGTTTTTTCCGCAGAACAAATCTATCAAAGAGTATGGGACGATGAGGAGGCTTATAGCGTTGAGAATACTGTTATGATACATATACGTCGGATACGTGAGAAGATAGAAATTGATCCAAAGAAGCCAAAATATTTGAAGGTGGTGTGGGGAATTGGATACAAAATTGAAAAAATGTAG